Proteins encoded by one window of Channa argus isolate prfri chromosome 13, Channa argus male v1.0, whole genome shotgun sequence:
- the eif2d gene encoding eukaryotic translation initiation factor 2D isoform X1, whose amino-acid sequence MFAKPFRVKSNTVIKGSDRRKLKANISAAFPALSADELSELFPNKEELNIVKIYTHKGDAVTLYVLHKNPLFFEVEKQLYPTVYVLWRYPALLSALRTWPPVLQKLIGGADLMLPGVVVPSSGLLDVKQGECCAVTLVNNRAPVAVGTAAVSSAEMQRLGMKGRGICVLHTYMDNLWAFGDKSGLPSLPYTESEVQVVNSEECEAEDIVEKEEVKRCVEEEQSTNETVADVACIEELSLAEEEENKGEKVNEEEEKEEQRTSQATMDALLLQCFLHALKSKVKKSELPLLTSTFLRNHIFSCCPSGKQLDIKKSSYKKLSKFLQAMQQQHNLVQIKELTKGVESIVQVDWKNPVLRSFNVPKETDVEATPAQDGGEGESLYHPPEITTLYSVSARLEPLFLDANRRKGAILQSAEVRSIVTEYVKKNELVYENNKNYVTINPTLCDCLLEKSEYQEIEFLKWDDLFSRTLAGMQQCYQVVFPGHPPIIKKGHIEPIDISVASRGSNKKVTLIKNLEVYGLDPAAVATALQHRAQASTVLQPIPGAKDKVLVQIQGSQIHQVGNLLLDHYQIPRKYIQGLDKAPKAGKKK is encoded by the exons ATGTTTGCTAAACCGTTTCGTGTCAAATCCAATACTGTAATAAAAGGATCCGACAG gAGAAAGCTCAAAGCTAACATATCTGCAGCCTTTCCTGCACTTTCGGCTGATGAGCTGTCTGAGCTGTTCCCAAACAAAGAGGAATTAAATATAGTTAAGATTTATACACACAAAGGAGATGCAGTGACACTTTATGTTCTTCACAAAAACCCACTGTTCTTTGAAGTGGAGAAACAACTTTACCCTACAG TGTATGTTCTGTGGCGCTATCCTGCTCTCCTTTCAGCCCTCAGGACATGGCCCCCTGTGCTTCAGAAGTTGATTGGAGGAGCAG ATCTCATGCTGCCAGGCGTGGTGGTGCCTTCAAGTGGTCTTCTAGATGTGAAACAAGGCGAATGCTGTGCTGTTACATTAGTAAACAATAG AGCTCCTGTTGCAGTTGGCACAGCTGCAGTGTCCAGTGCAGAGATGCAAAGATTGGGCATGAAGGGAAGAGGAATTTGTGTTCTCCACACATACATGGATAACCTCTG GGCATTTGGAGACAAGTCAGGTCTTCCTTCTTTACCCTACACCGAGAGTGAAGTGCAAGTGGTGAATAGTGAAGAATGTGAGGCTGAAGACATAGTAGAAAAGGAAGAAGTTAAGAGGTGTGTGGAGGAAGAACAGAGTACCAATGAAACAGTCGCAGATGTTGCCTGTATTGAGGAACTGAGCCTGGCTgaggaagaggaaaacaaaggtgaaaaagtcaacgaggaagaggagaaggaagaacAGAGAACCTCACAAG CGACAATGGACGCCCTGctgttgcagtgttttctgcACGCACTTAAAAGCAAGGTGAAGAAGTCAGAGCTCCCTCTGCTGACGAGTACATTTCTCCGCAACCACATATTCTCCTGCTG CCCTAGTGGAAAGCAACTTGATATCAAGAAATCCAGCTATAAAAAG CTGTCCAAGTTTCTACAGgccatgcagcagcagcataacCTTGTGCAAATAAAAGAACTGACCAAAGGTGTGGAGAGCATTGTACAGGTGGACTGGAAAAATCCAGT GCTGCGTTCCTTTAATGTTCCTAAGGAGACAGATGTTGAAGCAACTCCAGCACAGGATGGAGGTGAAGGAGAAAGCTTGTACCATCCTCCTGAGATCACAACCCTGTACTCTGTGTCTGCTCGGCTGGAGCCTCTCTTTCTGGATGCAaacagaag GAAAGGTGCAATCCTGCAGTCTGCTGAAGTGCGAAGTATTGTTACAGAGTACGTAAAGAAGAATGAACTGGTTTacgaaaataataaaaa TTATGTTACCATAAATCCAACACTCTGTGACTGCTTGCTGGAGAAATCAGAGTACCAGGAGATAGAGTTTCTCAAGTGGGATGACCTCTTTAGCag GACGTTGGCAGGAATGCAGCAGTGCTATCAAGTTGTGTTCCCTGGACATCCACCCATTATAAAGAAGGGCCACATTGAGCCCATAGACATTTCTGTGGCTTCTCGAGGCTCAAATAAGAAG GTGACTCTAATAAAAAACCTAGAAGTGTATGGTTTGGATCCTGCTGCCGTGGCAACTGCTTTACAGCACAGAGCGCAGGCCAGCACTGTCTTACAGCCCATCCCTGGGGCCAAGGACAAAGTCCTGGTCCAGATTCAAGGCAGCCAGATTCATCAAGTTGGGAACTTGCTGCTAG ACCATTATCAAATTCCTCGCAAATACATCCAAGGACTGGATAAAGCTCCGAAAGCTGGAAAGAAGAAGTAG
- the eif2d gene encoding eukaryotic translation initiation factor 2D isoform X2, with protein sequence MFAKPFRVKSNTVIKGSDRRKLKANISAAFPALSADELSELFPNKEELNIVKIYTHKGDAVTLYVLHKNPLFFEVEKQLYPTVYVLWRYPALLSALRTWPPVLQKLIGGADLMLPGVVVPSSGLLDVKQGECCAVTLVNNRAPVAVGTAAVSSAEMQRLGMKGRGICVLHTYMDNLWAFGDKSGLPSLPYTESEVQVVNSEECEAEDIVEKEEVKRCVEEEQSTNETVADVACIEELSLAEEEENKGEKVNEEEEKEEQRTSQATMDALLLQCFLHALKSKVKKSELPLLTSTFLRNHIFSCCPSGKQLDIKKSSYKKLSKFLQAMQQQHNLVQIKELTKGVESIVQVDWKNPVLRSFNVPKETDVEATPAQDGGEGESLYHPPEITTLYSVSARLEPLFLDANRSYVTINPTLCDCLLEKSEYQEIEFLKWDDLFSRTLAGMQQCYQVVFPGHPPIIKKGHIEPIDISVASRGSNKKVTLIKNLEVYGLDPAAVATALQHRAQASTVLQPIPGAKDKVLVQIQGSQIHQVGNLLLDHYQIPRKYIQGLDKAPKAGKKK encoded by the exons ATGTTTGCTAAACCGTTTCGTGTCAAATCCAATACTGTAATAAAAGGATCCGACAG gAGAAAGCTCAAAGCTAACATATCTGCAGCCTTTCCTGCACTTTCGGCTGATGAGCTGTCTGAGCTGTTCCCAAACAAAGAGGAATTAAATATAGTTAAGATTTATACACACAAAGGAGATGCAGTGACACTTTATGTTCTTCACAAAAACCCACTGTTCTTTGAAGTGGAGAAACAACTTTACCCTACAG TGTATGTTCTGTGGCGCTATCCTGCTCTCCTTTCAGCCCTCAGGACATGGCCCCCTGTGCTTCAGAAGTTGATTGGAGGAGCAG ATCTCATGCTGCCAGGCGTGGTGGTGCCTTCAAGTGGTCTTCTAGATGTGAAACAAGGCGAATGCTGTGCTGTTACATTAGTAAACAATAG AGCTCCTGTTGCAGTTGGCACAGCTGCAGTGTCCAGTGCAGAGATGCAAAGATTGGGCATGAAGGGAAGAGGAATTTGTGTTCTCCACACATACATGGATAACCTCTG GGCATTTGGAGACAAGTCAGGTCTTCCTTCTTTACCCTACACCGAGAGTGAAGTGCAAGTGGTGAATAGTGAAGAATGTGAGGCTGAAGACATAGTAGAAAAGGAAGAAGTTAAGAGGTGTGTGGAGGAAGAACAGAGTACCAATGAAACAGTCGCAGATGTTGCCTGTATTGAGGAACTGAGCCTGGCTgaggaagaggaaaacaaaggtgaaaaagtcaacgaggaagaggagaaggaagaacAGAGAACCTCACAAG CGACAATGGACGCCCTGctgttgcagtgttttctgcACGCACTTAAAAGCAAGGTGAAGAAGTCAGAGCTCCCTCTGCTGACGAGTACATTTCTCCGCAACCACATATTCTCCTGCTG CCCTAGTGGAAAGCAACTTGATATCAAGAAATCCAGCTATAAAAAG CTGTCCAAGTTTCTACAGgccatgcagcagcagcataacCTTGTGCAAATAAAAGAACTGACCAAAGGTGTGGAGAGCATTGTACAGGTGGACTGGAAAAATCCAGT GCTGCGTTCCTTTAATGTTCCTAAGGAGACAGATGTTGAAGCAACTCCAGCACAGGATGGAGGTGAAGGAGAAAGCTTGTACCATCCTCCTGAGATCACAACCCTGTACTCTGTGTCTGCTCGGCTGGAGCCTCTCTTTCTGGATGCAaacagaag TTATGTTACCATAAATCCAACACTCTGTGACTGCTTGCTGGAGAAATCAGAGTACCAGGAGATAGAGTTTCTCAAGTGGGATGACCTCTTTAGCag GACGTTGGCAGGAATGCAGCAGTGCTATCAAGTTGTGTTCCCTGGACATCCACCCATTATAAAGAAGGGCCACATTGAGCCCATAGACATTTCTGTGGCTTCTCGAGGCTCAAATAAGAAG GTGACTCTAATAAAAAACCTAGAAGTGTATGGTTTGGATCCTGCTGCCGTGGCAACTGCTTTACAGCACAGAGCGCAGGCCAGCACTGTCTTACAGCCCATCCCTGGGGCCAAGGACAAAGTCCTGGTCCAGATTCAAGGCAGCCAGATTCATCAAGTTGGGAACTTGCTGCTAG ACCATTATCAAATTCCTCGCAAATACATCCAAGGACTGGATAAAGCTCCGAAAGCTGGAAAGAAGAAGTAG
- the LOC137139263 gene encoding probable G-protein coupled receptor 139 — protein sequence MPSLTLILPSANTIAFLIIWRRNCMLSRTSTLYLMAISVADNLVLIFIVVLELSLKYYQQELFWNYEPWCRLRDIFNYGAYNASTWLVVVFTAERFVAIHTWRIKTKVCSPRCAAWTITAVFLFSHVFAIPYYWSNASVYENNQTKCIYNLEAPPQFIHTLVWFQTLHVYIFPFLGILTINGLTLRLISLSSRIHVSSHFTSRVNKITPLLRSRRRKSMVLLVTVSMSFVLLSVTRAITQIILRMTQMHSFDRNDYSFQINIVADTGTMLSLSNAAVNMYLYVCTQSKFRQEFLAYVRQASVYCKTKL from the coding sequence ATGCCTTCACTGACACTTATCCTTCCTTCAGCTAATACCATTGCCTTTCTGATCATCTGGAGGAGGAACTGCATGCTCTCTAGGACCAGCACACTCTATCTGATGGCCATCTCTGTGGCAGACAACCTTGTTCTGATCTTCATTGTTGTTCTTGAGCTTTCTCTCAAGTACTACCAGCAGGAACTGTTTTGGAATTACGAGCCGTGGTGCAGGCTGagggacatttttaattatgGAGCCTATAATGCCTCAACGTGGCTGGTGGTTGTTTTCACAGCTGAACGCTTTGTTGCCATCCATACATGGAGAATTAAAACTAAAGTCTGCAGCCCAAGATGTGCAGCTTGGACAATTACAGCTGTTTTCCTCTTTAGTCATGTTTTTGCTATTCCATACTACTGGTCTAATGCCTCAGTCTATGAGAACAACCAGACCAAGTGTATTTACAACCTAGAGGCCCCACCTCAGTTCATTCACACCTTGGTTTGGTTTCAAACACTTCACGTCTACATATTCCCCTTCCTCGGCATTCTCACAATTAATGGGCTGACTCTGCGCCTGATCTCTCTCAGTAGTCGCATTCATGTAAGTTCACATTTCACTTCCAGGGTCAACAAAATCACGCCGCTGCTGCGCTCCAGGAGGAGGAAATCTATGGTACTTTTGGTGACGGTGTCCATGAGTTTCGTGCTGCTGTCAGTCACCCGCGCTATAACTCAGATCATCCTCCGCATGACTCAGATGCACTCTTTTGATCGCAATGATTATAGCTTCCAAATAAATATAGTAGCAGACACTGGCACAATGCTGAGCCTGAGCAATGCAGCTGTGAATATGTACCTGTATGTCTGCACCCAATCCAAGTTTCGCCAGGAGTTCTTAGCCTATGTCAGACAAGCGTCGGTCTACTGCAAAACAAAGCTTTAG